Proteins from one Ciconia boyciana chromosome 26, ASM3463844v1, whole genome shotgun sequence genomic window:
- the B4GALT3 gene encoding beta-1,4-galactosyltransferase 3 isoform X2, giving the protein MLRRLLERPCTLALLVGCQFAFVAYFSLGGFRNLTSLFGRAAGPVFDYSRTHDVYANLSRLLPRQPARPDPAQPLPFCPERSPFLVGPLTVSFSRVPTLEQIRAKNPAVQEGGRYQPSTCEPRSRTAVIIPHRNRETHLGHLLYYLHPFLQRQQLQYGIYVVHQAGNSTFNRAKLLNVGVKEALKDEEWDCLFLHDVDLIPENDHNLYTCDPWNPRHVSVAMNKFGYSLPYPQYFGGVSALTPDQYMKINGFPNEYWGWGGEDDDIATRFDLLIRTQRMWTQDGMNSLTYTLLAKHLHPLYTNITVDIGTDPRAGRGRRGPVPGHEGQRYRSSTSLFREEMLRKLPRDAAGWGDQGLSLYPRLPMATMQQPLAGNGTQGGAGSPPAPGITQHSPKAARDGNAHLESSAGAAAAQEEGTLPTRGDNQTLPQGAR; this is encoded by the exons atGCTGCGGCGGCTGCTGGAGCGGCCCTGCACGCTGGCCCTGCTGGTCGGCTGCCAGTTCGCCTTCGTCGCCTACTTCTCGCTGGGGGGGTTCCGCAACCTCACCTCCCTCTtcggccgcgccgccgggcccgTCTTCGACTACTCCCGCACCCACGACGTCTACGCCAACCTCAGCCGCCTCCTGCCCCgccagcccgcccgccccgaccccgcgcagcccctgcccttcTGCCCCGAGCGGTCGCCCTTCCTCG TCGGCCCGCTGACGGTGAGCTTCAGCCGCGtgcccacgctggagcagatCCGGGCGAAGAACCCGGCGGTGCAGGAGGGTGGCCGGTACCAACCCTCCACCTGCGAGCCCCGGTCCCGCACCGCTGTCATCATCCCCCACCGCAACCGCGAGACCCACCTGGGCCACCTCCTCTACTACCTGCACCCCTTCCTGCAGCGCCAGCAGCTCCAGTATGGCATCTACGTCGTGCACCAG GCGGGCAACTCCACCTTCAACCGGGCCAAGCTGCTGAACGTGGGGGTGAAGGAGGCGCTGAAGGACGAGGAGTGGGACTGCCTCTTCCTCCACGATGTTGATCTCATCCCCGAGAATGACCACAATCTCTACACCTGCGACCCCTGGAACCCCAGACATGTCTCCGTCGCCATGAACAAATTCGGATACAG CCTGCCGTACCCCCAGTACTTCGGGGGGGTCTCAGCTCTCACCCCCGACCAGTACATGAAGATCAACGGTTTCCCCAACGAGTACTGGGGCTGGGGCGGCGAGGATGACGACATCGCCACCAG GTTCGACCTGCTGATCCGCACGCAGCGGATGTGGACGCAGGACGGGATGAACTCCCTCACCTACACGCTGCTGGCCAAGCACCTCCACCCGCTCTACACCAACATCACGGTGGACATCGGGACGGATCCCCGTGCCGGCCGGGGCCGCAGGGGGCCAGTGCCGGGCCACGAGGGCCAGAGGTACcgcagcagcaccagcctctTCCGGGAGGAGATGCTGCGCAAGCTGCCCCGGGACGCTGCGGGATGGGGGGACCAGGGGCTGTCGCTGTACCCCCGGCTGCCCATGGCCACCATGCAGCAGCCGCTGGCCGGTAATGGCACCCAGGGCGGTGCCGGCTCCCCACCGGCACCGGGGAtcacccagcacagccccaagGCTGCCAGGGATGGCAATGCCCACCTGGAGAGCAGCGCTGGTGCggctgcagcacaggaggaGGGGACCCTGCCCACCCGTGGGGACAACCAGACCCTGCCGCAGGGTGCCCGCTAG
- the B4GALT3 gene encoding beta-1,4-galactosyltransferase 3 isoform X1 produces the protein MLRRLLERPCTLALLVGCQFAFVAYFSLGGFRNLTSLFGRAAGPVFDYSRTHDVYANLSRLLPRQPARPDPAQPLPFCPERSPFLVGPLTVSFSRVPTLEQIRAKNPAVQEGGRYQPSTCEPRSRTAVIIPHRNRETHLGHLLYYLHPFLQRQQLQYGIYVVHQAGNSTFNRAKLLNVGVKEALKDEEWDCLFLHDVDLIPENDHNLYTCDPWNPRHVSVAMNKFGYSLPYPQYFGGVSALTPDQYMKINGFPNEYWGWGGEDDDIATRVRLAGMKIARPPMSIGHYKMVKHKSDKGNEENPHRFDLLIRTQRMWTQDGMNSLTYTLLAKHLHPLYTNITVDIGTDPRAGRGRRGPVPGHEGQRYRSSTSLFREEMLRKLPRDAAGWGDQGLSLYPRLPMATMQQPLAGNGTQGGAGSPPAPGITQHSPKAARDGNAHLESSAGAAAAQEEGTLPTRGDNQTLPQGAR, from the exons atGCTGCGGCGGCTGCTGGAGCGGCCCTGCACGCTGGCCCTGCTGGTCGGCTGCCAGTTCGCCTTCGTCGCCTACTTCTCGCTGGGGGGGTTCCGCAACCTCACCTCCCTCTtcggccgcgccgccgggcccgTCTTCGACTACTCCCGCACCCACGACGTCTACGCCAACCTCAGCCGCCTCCTGCCCCgccagcccgcccgccccgaccccgcgcagcccctgcccttcTGCCCCGAGCGGTCGCCCTTCCTCG TCGGCCCGCTGACGGTGAGCTTCAGCCGCGtgcccacgctggagcagatCCGGGCGAAGAACCCGGCGGTGCAGGAGGGTGGCCGGTACCAACCCTCCACCTGCGAGCCCCGGTCCCGCACCGCTGTCATCATCCCCCACCGCAACCGCGAGACCCACCTGGGCCACCTCCTCTACTACCTGCACCCCTTCCTGCAGCGCCAGCAGCTCCAGTATGGCATCTACGTCGTGCACCAG GCGGGCAACTCCACCTTCAACCGGGCCAAGCTGCTGAACGTGGGGGTGAAGGAGGCGCTGAAGGACGAGGAGTGGGACTGCCTCTTCCTCCACGATGTTGATCTCATCCCCGAGAATGACCACAATCTCTACACCTGCGACCCCTGGAACCCCAGACATGTCTCCGTCGCCATGAACAAATTCGGATACAG CCTGCCGTACCCCCAGTACTTCGGGGGGGTCTCAGCTCTCACCCCCGACCAGTACATGAAGATCAACGGTTTCCCCAACGAGTACTGGGGCTGGGGCGGCGAGGATGACGACATCGCCACCAG GGTGCGCCTGGCCGGCATGAAGATCGCCCGCCCGCCCATGTCCATCGGCCACTACAAGATGGTGAAGCACAAGAGCGACAAAGGCAATGAGGAGAACCCCCACAG GTTCGACCTGCTGATCCGCACGCAGCGGATGTGGACGCAGGACGGGATGAACTCCCTCACCTACACGCTGCTGGCCAAGCACCTCCACCCGCTCTACACCAACATCACGGTGGACATCGGGACGGATCCCCGTGCCGGCCGGGGCCGCAGGGGGCCAGTGCCGGGCCACGAGGGCCAGAGGTACcgcagcagcaccagcctctTCCGGGAGGAGATGCTGCGCAAGCTGCCCCGGGACGCTGCGGGATGGGGGGACCAGGGGCTGTCGCTGTACCCCCGGCTGCCCATGGCCACCATGCAGCAGCCGCTGGCCGGTAATGGCACCCAGGGCGGTGCCGGCTCCCCACCGGCACCGGGGAtcacccagcacagccccaagGCTGCCAGGGATGGCAATGCCCACCTGGAGAGCAGCGCTGGTGCggctgcagcacaggaggaGGGGACCCTGCCCACCCGTGGGGACAACCAGACCCTGCCGCAGGGTGCCCGCTAG
- the B4GALT3 gene encoding beta-1,4-galactosyltransferase 3 isoform X3, which yields MLRRLLERPCTLALLVGCQFAFVAYFSLGGFRNLTSLFGRAAGPVFDYSRTHDVYANLSRLLPRQPARPDPAQPLPFCPERSPFLVGPLTVSFSRVPTLEQIRAKNPAVQEGGRYQPSTCEPRSRTAVIIPHRNRETHLGHLLYYLHPFLQRQQLQYGIYVVHQAGNSTFNRAKLLNVGVKEALKDEEWDCLFLHDVDLIPENDHNLYTCDPWNPRHVSVAMNKFGYRFDLLIRTQRMWTQDGMNSLTYTLLAKHLHPLYTNITVDIGTDPRAGRGRRGPVPGHEGQRYRSSTSLFREEMLRKLPRDAAGWGDQGLSLYPRLPMATMQQPLAGNGTQGGAGSPPAPGITQHSPKAARDGNAHLESSAGAAAAQEEGTLPTRGDNQTLPQGAR from the exons atGCTGCGGCGGCTGCTGGAGCGGCCCTGCACGCTGGCCCTGCTGGTCGGCTGCCAGTTCGCCTTCGTCGCCTACTTCTCGCTGGGGGGGTTCCGCAACCTCACCTCCCTCTtcggccgcgccgccgggcccgTCTTCGACTACTCCCGCACCCACGACGTCTACGCCAACCTCAGCCGCCTCCTGCCCCgccagcccgcccgccccgaccccgcgcagcccctgcccttcTGCCCCGAGCGGTCGCCCTTCCTCG TCGGCCCGCTGACGGTGAGCTTCAGCCGCGtgcccacgctggagcagatCCGGGCGAAGAACCCGGCGGTGCAGGAGGGTGGCCGGTACCAACCCTCCACCTGCGAGCCCCGGTCCCGCACCGCTGTCATCATCCCCCACCGCAACCGCGAGACCCACCTGGGCCACCTCCTCTACTACCTGCACCCCTTCCTGCAGCGCCAGCAGCTCCAGTATGGCATCTACGTCGTGCACCAG GCGGGCAACTCCACCTTCAACCGGGCCAAGCTGCTGAACGTGGGGGTGAAGGAGGCGCTGAAGGACGAGGAGTGGGACTGCCTCTTCCTCCACGATGTTGATCTCATCCCCGAGAATGACCACAATCTCTACACCTGCGACCCCTGGAACCCCAGACATGTCTCCGTCGCCATGAACAAATTCGGATACAG GTTCGACCTGCTGATCCGCACGCAGCGGATGTGGACGCAGGACGGGATGAACTCCCTCACCTACACGCTGCTGGCCAAGCACCTCCACCCGCTCTACACCAACATCACGGTGGACATCGGGACGGATCCCCGTGCCGGCCGGGGCCGCAGGGGGCCAGTGCCGGGCCACGAGGGCCAGAGGTACcgcagcagcaccagcctctTCCGGGAGGAGATGCTGCGCAAGCTGCCCCGGGACGCTGCGGGATGGGGGGACCAGGGGCTGTCGCTGTACCCCCGGCTGCCCATGGCCACCATGCAGCAGCCGCTGGCCGGTAATGGCACCCAGGGCGGTGCCGGCTCCCCACCGGCACCGGGGAtcacccagcacagccccaagGCTGCCAGGGATGGCAATGCCCACCTGGAGAGCAGCGCTGGTGCggctgcagcacaggaggaGGGGACCCTGCCCACCCGTGGGGACAACCAGACCCTGCCGCAGGGTGCCCGCTAG